The following are from one region of the Staphylococcus argenteus genome:
- a CDS encoding aspartate kinase, whose amino-acid sequence MKVSKFGGSSVSNATQIKKVLNIVNSDPERKIVIVSAPGKRHDNDVKTTDLLIRLYEKVINHLDYHDKKREIIQRYDDIVKELQMDESILRTIDQTLEHYIEQLKNEPKRLLDALLSCGEDFNAQLIALYNNSQGIPTKYVSPKEAGIYVTDVPQQAQILDSAYEEIKKLRNYDEKLIIPGFFGVSHEGYIVTFPRGGSDITGAIISSGVRATLYENFTDVSGIFKANPNIIKDPELIEEITYREMRELSYAGFSVFHDEALQPLYKDRIPVVIKNTNRPQDKGTYILHDREINAKNVISGISCDKDFTVINIKKYLMNRQVGFTRKILGVLEDNNISFDHMPSGIDTISIVMRSKQIQNKETKVLNEIRKKCDVDELSIEHDLAILMIVGEGMNKVIGTANKITHALAKSKINLKMINQGASEISMMFGIHVDDAEKAVLSTYEFCYHGIELKNLCDKK is encoded by the coding sequence ATGAAAGTTTCTAAATTCGGTGGTAGCTCCGTCTCTAATGCTACACAAATAAAAAAGGTTTTAAATATTGTTAATTCTGACCCTGAGCGAAAAATTGTAATCGTTTCTGCACCGGGAAAAAGACATGACAATGATGTTAAAACGACTGATTTATTAATCAGATTATATGAAAAGGTCATTAATCATCTTGACTATCATGATAAAAAAAGAGAAATTATTCAGAGATATGATGATATTGTAAAAGAATTGCAGATGGATGAAAGTATTTTACGAACGATAGACCAAACATTAGAACACTATATTGAACAATTAAAAAATGAACCAAAAAGATTATTAGATGCATTACTATCTTGTGGGGAAGATTTTAATGCACAACTGATTGCTTTATATAATAATAGTCAGGGCATTCCTACAAAATATGTATCTCCAAAAGAAGCGGGTATTTATGTCACTGACGTTCCACAACAAGCACAAATTTTAGATAGCGCTTATGAAGAAATAAAGAAATTGCGAAATTATGATGAGAAACTAATTATCCCAGGATTTTTTGGTGTATCACACGAAGGTTATATTGTAACTTTTCCTCGCGGTGGATCTGATATAACTGGAGCAATTATTTCAAGTGGCGTTAGAGCTACTTTATACGAAAATTTCACCGATGTGTCTGGTATCTTTAAAGCTAATCCCAATATTATCAAAGATCCTGAACTCATTGAAGAAATTACTTATAGAGAAATGCGTGAATTGTCATATGCAGGATTTAGCGTTTTCCATGATGAAGCATTGCAACCACTATATAAGGATCGCATTCCTGTCGTTATTAAAAATACGAACCGCCCCCAAGATAAAGGTACTTACATTTTACATGATCGTGAAATCAACGCTAAAAATGTAATCAGCGGCATTAGCTGTGACAAGGACTTTACTGTAATTAATATCAAAAAGTATTTAATGAACAGACAAGTAGGTTTCACTAGGAAAATTCTTGGCGTCTTAGAAGATAATAATATTTCATTCGATCACATGCCCTCTGGCATTGATACTATAAGTATTGTTATGCGTTCAAAACAAATTCAAAATAAAGAAACAAAAGTTTTAAATGAGATTCGTAAAAAATGTGATGTTGATGAACTAAGTATTGAGCATGATTTAGCCATTTTAATGATTGTCGGTGAAGGTATGAATAAAGTTATCGGCACAGCAAATAAAATAACACATGCCTTAGCTAAGTCCAAAATCAATTTAAAAATGATTAACCAAGGTGCTTCTGAAATCTCGATGATGTTCGGTATTCATGTAGATGATGCTGAAAAAGCAGTACTATCTACTTATGAGTTTTGCTATCATGGCATAGAATTAAAAAACTTATGTGATAAAAAATAA
- a CDS encoding homoserine dehydrogenase, which produces MKKLNIALLGLGTVGSGVVKIIEENRQQIQDTLNKDIVIKHILVRDKSKKRPLNISQYHLTEDVNEILNDDSLDIIVEVMGGIEPTVDWLRTALKNKKHVITANKDLLAVHLKLLEDLAEENGVALKFEASVAGGIPIVNAINNGLNANNISKFMGILNGTSNFILSKMTKEQTTFEEALDEAKRLGFAEADPTDDVEGVDAARKVVITSYLSFNQVIKLNDVKRRGISGVTLTDINVANQLGYKIKLIGKGIYENGKVNASVEPTLIDKKHQLAAVEDEYNAIYVIGDAVGDTMFYGKGAGSLATGSAVVSDLLNVALFFESDLHTLPPHFELKTDKTREMMDSDAEINIKEKSNFYVVIKNVNDSIEKFENELKSILPFHKSLSVANYEDDSYVAVIIGLESSPEELITKHGYLVEKVYPVEGV; this is translated from the coding sequence ATGAAAAAATTAAATATAGCATTATTAGGATTAGGTACTGTTGGGTCTGGTGTAGTAAAAATCATCGAAGAGAACAGGCAGCAAATTCAAGACACATTAAATAAAGATATTGTAATTAAACATATTCTTGTTCGTGATAAATCAAAAAAACGACCATTAAATATAAGCCAATATCATTTAACAGAAGATGTTAATGAAATTTTAAATGATGATTCATTAGATATTATTGTAGAAGTAATGGGTGGTATTGAGCCAACTGTTGACTGGTTACGAACAGCACTGAAAAATAAAAAACATGTCATCACTGCAAATAAAGATTTACTAGCAGTTCACCTAAAACTTTTGGAAGATTTGGCAGAAGAAAATGGTGTGGCTTTAAAGTTTGAAGCAAGTGTTGCAGGTGGGATTCCAATCGTAAATGCCATAAATAATGGTTTGAATGCGAATAATATTTCTAAATTTATGGGAATTTTAAATGGTACCTCTAATTTTATTCTATCTAAGATGACTAAGGAACAAACGACATTTGAAGAAGCACTCGATGAGGCGAAAAGACTTGGTTTTGCAGAAGCAGATCCTACTGATGATGTAGAAGGGGTAGATGCAGCACGTAAAGTTGTTATCACATCATATTTATCATTTAACCAAGTCATTAAATTAAACGACGTTAAACGAAGAGGGATTAGTGGCGTAACTTTAACAGATATTAATGTTGCTAATCAATTGGGGTATAAAATTAAATTAATCGGTAAGGGAATATATGAAAATGGCAAAGTTAATGCTTCAGTGGAGCCGACGTTAATTGACAAGAAACACCAATTAGCAGCAGTAGAAGATGAGTATAATGCGATTTATGTCATTGGTGATGCTGTAGGTGATACGATGTTTTATGGAAAAGGGGCAGGTAGTTTAGCAACAGGTAGTGCAGTTGTAAGTGATTTATTAAATGTAGCACTATTCTTTGAATCAGATTTACATACATTGCCGCCTCATTTTGAATTAAAGACAGATAAGACACGTGAGATGATGGATTCTGATGCAGAAATTAACATTAAAGAAAAATCTAATTTTTATGTCGTTATTAAAAATGTTAATGATTCAATAGAAAAGTTTGAAAATGAATTAAAGTCGATATTACCGTTCCATAAATCATTAAGCGTAGCAAATTATGAGGATGATTCATATGTAGCTGTCATAATTGGATTGGAATCATCACCAGAAGAATTAATCACTAAGCATGGATATTTAGTTGAAAAAGTATATCCGGTAGAAGGAGTTTAA
- the thrC gene encoding threonine synthase: MRRWQGLVEEFKAHLPVDENTPKLTLNEGNTPLIHCENMSAMLGIDLYVKYEGANPTGSFKDRGMVMAVTKAKEQGKKIVICASTGNTSASAAAYAARAGLKAIVVIPEGKIALGKLSQAVMYGAEIVSIEGNFDEALEIVKEIAKSGEIELVNSVNPYRIEGQKTGSFEIVQQLDGEAPDILAIPVGNAGNITAYWKGFKEYHESKGSQLPKMFGFQAEGASPIVQNKVIKNPETIATAIRIGNPASWDKATNALSESNGLIDSVTDKEILEAYQLMTTKEGVFSEPASNASIAGLIKLHRQGKLPQGKKVVAILTGNGLKDPDTAISLLDNPIKPLPNDKNSIIEYIKGAL; this comes from the coding sequence ATGAGAAGATGGCAAGGATTAGTAGAAGAATTTAAGGCACATTTGCCAGTAGACGAAAATACACCTAAATTAACTTTAAATGAAGGGAATACACCACTTATTCATTGTGAAAATATGTCAGCAATGTTAGGTATTGATTTATATGTTAAATATGAAGGTGCCAATCCAACTGGGTCATTTAAAGATCGTGGTATGGTAATGGCTGTCACTAAAGCTAAAGAGCAAGGAAAGAAAATTGTTATTTGTGCTTCAACAGGAAATACGTCGGCATCCGCCGCTGCATATGCAGCAAGAGCTGGATTAAAGGCAATAGTTGTTATTCCAGAAGGAAAAATTGCATTAGGAAAGTTATCTCAAGCGGTAATGTATGGTGCAGAGATAGTTTCAATTGAGGGGAATTTTGACGAAGCATTAGAGATTGTGAAAGAAATTGCTAAAAGCGGAGAAATTGAGTTAGTGAACTCTGTTAATCCATACAGAATTGAAGGCCAAAAAACTGGTTCTTTTGAAATTGTACAACAACTAGACGGTGAAGCTCCTGACATTTTAGCAATTCCTGTAGGTAACGCAGGTAATATTACGGCATATTGGAAAGGTTTTAAAGAATATCATGAATCTAAGGGTTCTCAATTACCTAAGATGTTTGGCTTCCAAGCTGAAGGTGCATCACCAATTGTTCAAAATAAAGTCATTAAAAACCCGGAGACAATTGCAACTGCTATTCGAATCGGTAATCCTGCAAGCTGGGATAAAGCGACAAATGCGCTGAGTGAATCAAACGGTTTAATTGATAGTGTTACAGATAAAGAAATCTTAGAAGCTTATCAATTAATGACAACTAAGGAAGGTGTCTTTAGCGAACCAGCTAGTAATGCTTCTATTGCAGGTTTAATTAAATTGCATAGACAAGGTAAGTTACCTCAAGGTAAAAAAGTTGTTGCAATACTAACAGGCAATGGATTAAAAGACCCTGATACTGCTATTTCACTATTAGATAATCCAATTAAGCCATTACCTAATGATAAGAATAGTATTATTGAATATATAAAAGGAGCTTTATAA